TCGAAGATGATCAAGAGGAACAGGGCCAGAACGAGCAGGCCCAGCGCGAACTCCGTCGCGCTCTGGCCTCCGTCAGGCGCGAGTACGTGAGCATGTTGGCGCGTTTGCGCGCTCCCAGCTCTGTCGCTCATGGCTCATCGTCCCATTTTTAGAAGATCACCGCCTCGGCGGTGGCCCGGATCGTGAGTTGAGAGCTGCCCAGCAGGCCGAAGACGAGCGGCAGGCGATAGCTCACCGTCACCCGCACAGGGTTGCCGATGCCGGAACCGGATGCGCTGACGGTGGCGTTAGCGGGCTGGAGCCCGCCGCGCTGAAGCTCGTTCGTGGCCGCCGTTCGGATCCCATTGACGTCGGTGGGGCGGATGGCGGCGTAGCGCACGGCCTCGCGGGCGGCGTGGTGGGCCACGATGTAAGCCTGCACGCCGCGCCCCATGTCCAGGATCAAGCCCAGCACGGCGACTAGAAGCGGCAGCAGCAAGGCCAGCTCAACCAAATTCTGGCCGGCATGCTCCGCTTGAGCGCTCGAACGTCCCCCCATTCCAGCCCCTCTCGTAGCAAGGGGGCCCTGGGCGCTCCAGGACCCCCTTGCTTGTTTATCCTCACAGGGACTTACCGAGCACCTCCTCCACCTCCTCCTGCCCCCCCAGTCCCCCCTGTTAGCGCATTGGCAATAGAAGTCAGGATATTGCTGATGTTCCCACCTAAAAGACTCAAAGCGCCAATGGCCACCAAGGCAATTAATGCCAAGATGAGCCCATATTCCGCGAGGTCCTGACCGCTCTCGTCGCTGGATAGGGCCAATCGCGCTTTGATCACGTACAAGTTGATCCGATCCATCAAGTTACGCATGAGAAACCTCCCTTTCCGTAAAATCGCTGCGGATGATTCCGTATACGGGATGAGCCATGGAGGGGGCCCCCTACAGCTGGCGACTTCAGCATACCGGATCGGAAGGGGTTTCTCAATGGTACCACAGAAGGGCAAGACGGCAGAGCGAAGTGGGAGATGGGTACTACGCAAAAAGGGAGGTTATAGCGGCTGCGCCGCCACAACCTCCCCTCCAGAGGAACTTCTCATTCCTAATAAAGGCGGTGCTAGGGTGAGCAGCGCATACAATGGTTTAGCGCGGCTCCCATCTGACCGCGTCAAAAGCGATGAGACGGCTCAGGCGCGGCTCGTAGGTCACGTCAGAGAGCGAAACGTAATCGCTGCGGGTCCCCGTGAACCAGTACGTGCCCAGCGATACCCAACGATTGCCGCTGGCTGACTGGTCCACGATCCGCAACGTGAAACCCCCGGCATGGGAAACCCAATAGCGCGCCCGCGCGGTCGTGGTATATCGCTGTGGAATAAACACCAATACCTCGTAGCGACCCGGCGCCAGGCTTGGATACCAACGCCCCCAGTTGTAGCTTGGCCGCACACGGTCGTTGTTGCGGGTCCAAAGCAGGCGCCCGCCGTATCCCTCATAGGCGATGTGCCACCCTGTCGGCGAGCCACCTCTGACGAAGCCTGGATCGGTGTCGTCCACGATCACCGCGCTCGGCGGCGGAGGCGGAGGCGGCGTGGGCACGGGGGTCACCAGCGTGAACCACGAGAGCTGCGCAACGGCTTCTCC
This genomic interval from Anaerolineae bacterium contains the following:
- a CDS encoding pilus assembly protein, producing the protein MGGRSSAQAEHAGQNLVELALLLPLLVAVLGLILDMGRGVQAYIVAHHAAREAVRYAAIRPTDVNGIRTAATNELQRGGLQPANATVSASGSGIGNPVRVTVSYRLPLVFGLLGSSQLTIRATAEAVIF
- a CDS encoding Flp family type IVb pilin; the protein is MDRINLYVIKARLALSSDESGQDLAEYGLILALIALVAIGALSLLGGNISNILTSIANALTGGTGGAGGGGGGAR